TCTATTCCCTGCCAAAAGACGgctcttcaaaaatttgtaagtACAGATGCAGgatcattttattaacaagGTCTAGTGTTTATATACATTTGTCCAATGCAAGCAACTGTCAAACATCGAATGGTTTATTCTTCTTCCAAACTTGGTCTTTTGGATAGTATTAAAGCAGAATTGGGTATTGTTATTGATGGCAAGGTATGTTTATCCCTCGTAGTAGATTTTATGCTCACATGACAGATTGAATCGAATGATGCCGCTGATATAactgaaaaggaaattctTCATGCTGCTGGGATATCAAGTCCTCAAGCAGAAACAAGCACCACCAAAACTGGTTTTTCGAGACCTCGACCCCCTAGAAGACGTTAAGCAAGtatatacaattttttgcGGTTTCAAATTTACAGACTTTTTAGTTTATCAATCTTTTTCATGACATTTCAAATTCgaattaaaacaaaatatacTACCAACGCCTATATTGAGCACACGTTGCATGCTATATTAACGGTCTCACTTTGCAATGCAAAATGTTATACTTCAATAAATAGAATAAGACAATCACTAGATCTATACATTGTTTCCTCTTTTCTAAAAGCGAAATCCTTAAAGACTCCATTCTTGACGAGTGTTAATCTTGCAAACATATATTGTTCAAACATTAAAGAAACACTATCCttcattaacaaaataaatactcTTTTGGAAATTGTAATTGACCTCAAAAGTTACTTTCTGATTTCCAAAAGATTAGATATgatataatattaaaagcaTATGCACCAAACCATAACTCCTATCATAAATACATAACTCATAATCAGTCATTTGAAAGAGACTGTATACAGTTAACAACCTTTTCCCGTATTGTCTTGCTTATTTTATGTTGCTGAGGTCCTTCAAGCGACAGAGTACCATCCGATAACGCAGTGTATACAGATCGACAGATATTCTTATTGAATAGAGCAAATTGATCTTTAGatatttttgcttctcGATAATAAGGCTTCAGAGCTGCGTTAACTAGCCGTTCTATTCGATACTTCGTTTCATAAGAGACTTTTTTGCTGGAATGCACCAAATCATGTCGGCCCGAAGTGCGTCGTTGATGCATACTCGTATCATTAACTAAATGATTATCCACAATTTCTCCTGGTTCCGAAAGTTCAATCAAATGGTCATCCAAATTATCATTACTGATTTCCCTAGGTGATAGCGGTACGTGAGATGGTCGAGGAGAGAGATTTGAGAAAAGAGGAGTCAAGTGAACGTCTGAAGTTCCATCCGAAGCTTCAGAGTGAGAATTCTTAATCTCATGTTGTAAACTTAACATAAAGGAAGTATCTATTCGTGAGGTGCTTGGCTGGTTGATGTTGCTAATTAAACTAGCGAGAAAAGAATTCTCTGATTTAGATGATGAATTATTGCCTAATACTGTAGAAGATCCTGAGGATTTATTAGAACAAGGAATGTGCCGACGAGTAGGTCGCTTTTGCCTCCTGTCGTGACTCGTGGAATTTGGGTCATTCACAAATCGAGTATCTTGTTGATGATGTTCTTCTATAGGCGTTTGCTGAAATCGACCCGACGAAGGTCGTGGGTTACTAATGGTAGCCTCAGTGGCAACGGAGTGGACCGATGAATTCGCATGTAgaatttcatcaaaatcatTCCATGCTTGCTGCTCAGAAGCATTCGTTACTGGTGTCTGCACTACTCGTGGCTGCTCAACTGGCTCATTGAGCTGGTTGGAACGTAGACGTGCACTCTCAATACGACGTCGCAAAAGTTCAGACGAGACGTCACGAGCAGGCAGTCGTTCTTGTTGCATACCATAATATGAGAGATCTGAATTCAATGCATCCCAAGCTCGATTTCTAATGGCATTCCAAGCACGTGTCCATGCACGCTGCTGTTGTTGAGAAACTCGCGAGGCACGAGCAGCTGCTCCTACCCTTCTGCGTCTTGTCTGGCCTCTTCgagaaagagaaatacGTGAAGAGAgtgtttcattttcttgatAGTTTAACAATACACAATTAGGGCAATAGAACTCTTCTATAGGTACTGCATCCATGTTTAAGCAATATGTATGATATGCATCATCACACCCATCGCACAACAAAAGCACCTCAGCATGATCAGAGCGGCCACATATGACACAGCGACAGGTTTCGGAACCTTCGTCTTCAAACGGCTCGCCAGCATTGGCAACGCTTTGGGTTTTCTCCTCCACAGGGTATGCACGATACCAGGGTCCCTTCACGAATTCAAGTACGTCAACTTTAAGAAACTCCGTTCTACATAGAGGACATGTATTTGCAACTCTGCACCATGATTCCAAGCAGTGGTTGTGAAAATAATGTCCACAAGGAATTTTCGCAATTCGAAGACCATCCAAGGTCGACGAAATCGAAGCGGGAACACTACTGGAATCCCATTGATCTAAGGGACAATTTGGTAAATTACTAAGACAGATGATACACTCTTCAGAGCTATCAGAATCTGCCGGCTTTGGATCTTCTTCAGCGTTCATTAATGTGGGGGCCGGAACCACAACGGGGCATTTGGTGGTGGGGGCGTAAAGCAGTAGTTATACAACGAAGGTGATGGTAGAAGGAGAGAAGGAAAACTGGCTCTTTAAGGGGTTCAACATTTTGTTTAACGAGTTTACTAACGTTATTTTGAAGTTACGCAAACGAGAGAGATTTGTAAAGTATATTAACAATTTCCACTGTACTACATTATCATAATGAAAGTGATCGATCGACAGTATTGGGAGCAGAGTGGAAATGAATAGTTTAATAACAAGGAAGGAACAGTTTAAACGGTTAAAGAGTTTGAAAGTGAAAGaataattttagaaaaagaattatcaCATATATTATAGGGAAGATATAGAAATGTGAACGAACGATACTTTATTATGGTAATGTTAATTTCAtattgaatgaaaagaGAATGAAGAGGTGAAAGAAAAGGCGATTAATACATAACATATCGTGGCAAGGAAGAAGTATGGGTTTAtgagaaaataaagtaCTAGACGATATGGAAATCAATATCGTTGAGATATATGAAAATCGTGCTGcggaaagaaagaaaattcgCAGAAAgactttttgctttaaagtACGGTCGTACGACGGTTCTTCTCTTGTTGAACCTGATAAGAGCGAAGGGCAAAGATGGAAAAGATGACAATAAGTGAGAGGAGCAAAATAATGAGACGCTTTTTGAAGGAACCCTTCTTCTGTCCATAAGTAGTACCTTTCAATTCCTCAGCAGGAATTTCCGGAGTTCCCTCATCGTCAATATCGGTAATTGTACGGCTCAAAATACTGGCAATTTCATGGGATTCACTTAAATCACCAGTATGAGCGCTGAAACTCATAAAGGTGGTAAGAGGTAATTCGACTTCATTAAGATcaaaacatttaataaagcTAGAAGAACCTTGATAAGCAATTTCAAAACGTAGCTTTTTGGCATTTTTGTCATATTTTAGTTTACCCAAATTATAGTCATTTCCGCGAACGTTCAAAGCAGAACAGCTTGCAATCTCATTGGCTTTGCCATCGTTTTCATAATCATAAGGAGTATGTCCATCCCCCTTCATCACAATTACACGAGGGAATAAAGTTCCCGGACGATGGTTGTTGTACGTATCAATAAAAATGCCATAACCATTAAACTTGTCCGTAAATCCAAAAACCGGTCCAGGTTTGGCGCGCTCAGCAGCTAAAAAAAACGCAAGACCATCTCCAAAAAGGGAGGTTGATTCACTGTTAAtacgaaattgaaaaaggacTTCAAAGCTGCTAGACGGTGTTGGTAAACGGGTGGAAATCCATCCCTGTTGGTTTTGGACGTCCTGGGTCAAGAAAATACCGTTCTTTCTATCAATAACAGTGCTACCACCATATTCCCACCATAAGTTTCTCATACCATGGTTGATGTAAGGAGCTTCCAAAGACAGACGCTCCAAGTGACTGGTTTCTGCCAATGCACCAAGAACAAACCCAAAGATTCCCAAAAGGAAAACATTCTTTACTGAGAAAAACATATTAAATACcgcctttttttaaaagaacgCAGTCCACACTTCTGCTGCGTGTCGTTTGTAGTGGTCAAGTGAGTCAGTGTGCTTCCAATGCCAGAATTCCCAAGTAGGTCACGTGTCACctgaaataataaacaatagAGGCAGGCAGAGCTGAAATCAATTGTAAAAGCTGTAAAATCACAAAGAGTAGAGAGTAAAGACCTAGAAAATTTAGCATTAACTTCGTTTACTTCATTTCTAAGTCAAGTTTTGGAACATGCTTTGTTTGAATGAAAGACCTTTGAAACGCCCAATGTTTATTTGCTTTGTCgatgaaataaaacaaatggATTTTCATAGGACCAGGTCataaatttagtttttattttcttttagatGATAGTATTATACAACCCAAACTTGAAGCTTGCAAACCTTGACTTCCTTCAATCGGTACGATCGTGCTGAATGGTCACAACAGGTCCTTTCAGCAGAAATAGACAAGATTTTTAGAGAACAAGCTTAGATCGTGTGATGATTGAAAGATATTCTAATTGTCCAACTGCCAAGAAATACTTTCAAACTGAAATTCCAATTCATCGATATAACAAAGCAATCTCAGTAAAAATATGCTAAAGTGGTTAACGTCAATACtttatttcaataaattcgTTATATAGAATGTCGATCCCATCCGCAACgctattatttttaacgTACTGTTGAATGATTTTAGAATTTCATAAATGAGCTACTATAGCCATGCTCCAACCATACTCAAGTAATTTCCATATTTAAAGTCATGAATAATTCAAAAGGCTGGTAAGTAATctgttttttatgttttctttttttcttttaagatcatttgtttttcttgtCTTGATTGTTGGAGATCTGATGAATTGGTAATAAATCGGAAAATGGATCTTCGTCACGGAAATCCATTCTTGATGTTCGGAATTTGCTTTATCGATTTGTTGAAATCTTGACTGTcagataaaaaattcaaattgaatttaGTGGACGTACTTGTTGGTTATCTTTTCATGTTTGGCTATGGATGAAAATCGTATATCATGTCAAGGCTTTTGTTATACCGTTCTGCTTGCGATATTTGGAAATGGATTTATATCTTTGATTTTCAATTCAATATTCCATTGTCTTCATTTAGTGTATTCTGCTTGACAGTTATTAAAAcctcaaaaacaaatgcGGTTCTAAACATCAAGCTAATTTGTTGATGACTGAGATGAGCATACGCCTTTTTTTACATCTatctaaagaattttatGATTGCTGTGgtctttttttacttactttttttttactaactaCTTGTCAACTTAGGATACTAAGCCTTTCTATTAATGCTTTTTGCGTATTTGGTGCTAGTGGAATATATCTCGATAAATTAGTCAACAAATGGTTTGGTTACGAAGTGCTTGATTTAGCAAACAGCGATAATGCCCTTGTAACAGGTCTCGCTACTAGCTCCGGTATTTTATTGTATAGCTCATGGGCTAGCGTGATGCAAGAATCCTTTCACTTCTTAGAGAAAATTTCTATGTTCGATACTTTTCTCGTGCGTGTATTTCAGTTTTgtgctttctttttcggCGGTATAGtgttttacatttttaatCACTTTCTTCACAAATGGCTTCACGAATCAAGCCAAACTGGTTTTTTGCATGATCATTTCTCCGTAAGTGATCCCTCGCCCTCCACCGCACAAAACCACCGTAGTCCTCCTGCATCTTGTAAGCGTTTATCGTCTTGTGAATCGAGTGGTTCCCCATCTAGCCGAGTTGTTGGATCTTTGCAAGGAAGTTATTGTCCAAGCGGTACTCATCTTCATGAAGGATCATTATTGTTGGAGGATAGCTCCGCTAGACATTCTTCTGATTCTGTTCATGaatatttagtaaaaaaaccCTCTAATTGCGATTGTGAATGTCATGCGCACTTCTCCAG
Above is a genomic segment from Schizosaccharomyces pombe strain 972h- genome assembly, chromosome: III containing:
- a CDS encoding lectin family glycoprotein receptor; its protein translation is MFFSVKNVFLLGIFGFVLGALAETSHLERLSLEAPYINHGMRNLWWEYGGSTVIDRKNGIFLTQDVQNQQGWISTRLPTPSSSFEVLFQFRINSESTSLFGDGLAFFLAAERAKPGPVFGFTDKFNGYGIFIDTYNNHRPGTLFPRVIVMKGDGHTPYDYENDGKANEIASCSALNVRGNDYNLGKLKYDKNAKKLRFEIAYQGSSSFIKCFDLNEVELPLTTFMSFSAHTGDLSESHEIASILSRTITDIDDEGTPEIPAEELKGTTYGQKKGSFKKRLIILLLSLIVIFSIFALRSYQVQQEKNRRTTVL
- the asr1 gene encoding ubiquitin-protein ligase E3 Asr1, coding for MNAEEDPKPADSDSSEECIICLSNLPNCPLDQWDSSSVPASISSTLDGLRIAKIPCGHYFHNHCLESWCRVANTCPLCRTEFLKVDVLEFVKGPWYRAYPVEEKTQSVANAGEPFEDEGSETCRCVICGRSDHAEVLLLCDGCDDAYHTYCLNMDAVPIEEFYCPNCVLLNYQENETLSSRISLSRRGQTRRRRVGAAARASRVSQQQQRAWTRAWNAIRNRAWDALNSDLSYYGMQQERLPARDVSSELLRRRIESARLRSNQLNEPVEQPRVVQTPVTNASEQQAWNDFDEILHANSSVHSVATEATISNPRPSSGRFQQTPIEEHHQQDTRFVNDPNSTSHDRRQKRPTRRHIPCSNKSSGSSTVLGNNSSSKSENSFLASLISNINQPSTSRIDTSFMLSLQHEIKNSHSEASDGTSDVHLTPLFSNLSPRPSHVPLSPREISNDNLDDHLIELSEPGEIVDNHLVNDTSMHQRRTSGRHDLVHSSKKVSYETKYRIERLVNAALKPYYREAKISKDQFALFNKNICRSVYTALSDGTLSLEGPQQHKISKTIREKVVNCIQSLSND
- the zip2 gene encoding zinc transporter, which gives rise to MNNSKGWILSLSINAFCVFGASGIYLDKLVNKWFGYEVLDLANSDNALVTGLATSSGILLYSSWASVMQESFHFLEKISMFDTFLVRVFQFCAFFFGGIVFYIFNHFLHKWLHESSQTGFLHDHFSVSDPSPSTAQNHRSPPASCKRLSSCESSGSPSSRVVGSLQGSYCPSGTHLHEGSLLLEDSSARHSSDSVHEYLVKKPSNCDCECHAHFSSFPTHSGTPDDIEHIHSVYTMGIQTALLICLHKVPEGFITFLASTVDTGFMVLVAMSIHNIVEGFTIAYPLYLAWKSRPKAFLTAATLSSCSLPLGSLIAFLVMEAGGIGSSDFLNFLYGIIFAGTAGMMLILSLRVILPEALRHDHSENKRHSFICFTIGILFTLFLEIFDSH